Proteins from a genomic interval of Lolium perenne isolate Kyuss_39 chromosome 1, Kyuss_2.0, whole genome shotgun sequence:
- the LOC127315188 gene encoding B3 domain-containing protein Os06g0194400-like isoform X3 produces the protein MDEANSYEEQRRRQIEQNKRKLDELRVHKLSAAVREATAKPMPAKLLMPRNPRLDAPTRRSGRIASLPEQPDYRIRKANGDVKTESPDPVPVYATNEERAYAVAKAEQLKAQLGSDHPAFIKPMSHRSATKSAVLSIPVHFNQYLPVHDEVMALVDEVNKEFDMLYHAT, from the exons atggatgaggcaaactcgtACGAGGAGCAGCGCAGGAGGCAGATCGAGCAGAACAAGCGCAAGCTGGATGAGCTGCGGGTGCACAAGCTCTCCGCCGCCGTCCGCGAGGCCACCGCCAAGCCCATGCCG GCCAAGCTGCTGATGCCTCGGAATCCGAGGCTGGACGCCCCAACCCGGCGGTCTGGCCGCATCGCCAGCCTCCCAGAGCAGCCCGACTACCGCATTAGGAAGGCGAATGGTGATGTAAAGACCGAATCACCTGATCCAGTTCCAGTGTACGCTACCAACGAagagagagcctatgctgttgCCAAGGCCGAACAGCTCAAGGCCCAGCTGGGCTCGGACCACCCAGCCTTCATCAAGCCTATGTCCCACAGATCCGCCACCAAATCGGCAGTGCTG TCTATCCCAGTGCACTTCAATCAGTATCTCCCCGTGCATGATGAGGTGATGGCTCTAGTGGATGAGGTGAATAAGGAGTTTGACATGCTCTACCATGCCACGTAA
- the LOC127315188 gene encoding B3 domain-containing protein Os06g0194400-like isoform X2: MPKEQPKEQRKSEVRKMDEANSYEEQRRRQIEQNKRKLDELRVHKLSAAVREATAKPMPAKLLMPRNPRLDAPTRRSGRIASLPEQPDYRIRKANGDVKTESPDPVPVYATNEERAYAVAKAEQLKAQLGSDHPAFIKPMSHRSATKSAVLSIPVHFNQYLPVHDEVMALVDEVNKEFDMLYHAT, from the exons ATG CCCAAAGAACAACCAAAGGAGCAGAGGAAAAGTGAGGTGAGGaaaatggatgaggcaaactcgtACGAGGAGCAGCGCAGGAGGCAGATCGAGCAGAACAAGCGCAAGCTGGATGAGCTGCGGGTGCACAAGCTCTCCGCCGCCGTCCGCGAGGCCACCGCCAAGCCCATGCCG GCCAAGCTGCTGATGCCTCGGAATCCGAGGCTGGACGCCCCAACCCGGCGGTCTGGCCGCATCGCCAGCCTCCCAGAGCAGCCCGACTACCGCATTAGGAAGGCGAATGGTGATGTAAAGACCGAATCACCTGATCCAGTTCCAGTGTACGCTACCAACGAagagagagcctatgctgttgCCAAGGCCGAACAGCTCAAGGCCCAGCTGGGCTCGGACCACCCAGCCTTCATCAAGCCTATGTCCCACAGATCCGCCACCAAATCGGCAGTGCTG TCTATCCCAGTGCACTTCAATCAGTATCTCCCCGTGCATGATGAGGTGATGGCTCTAGTGGATGAGGTGAATAAGGAGTTTGACATGCTCTACCATGCCACGTAA
- the LOC127315188 gene encoding B3 domain-containing protein Os06g0194400-like isoform X1, giving the protein MRWACGPPAWTIVGYGASWVCGFTFAPLLFPKFERRRPTCDGYPILVPSFVDSSTRNPHFIFLLQQPKEQPKEQRKSEVRKMDEANSYEEQRRRQIEQNKRKLDELRVHKLSAAVREATAKPMPAKLLMPRNPRLDAPTRRSGRIASLPEQPDYRIRKANGDVKTESPDPVPVYATNEERAYAVAKAEQLKAQLGSDHPAFIKPMSHRSATKSAVLSIPVHFNQYLPVHDEVMALVDEVNKEFDMLYHAT; this is encoded by the exons ATGAGATGGGCCTGTGGGCCGCCTGCTTGGACGATAGTAGGATACGGTGCTTCCTGGGTTTGCGGCTTTACCTTCGCTCCACTTCTGTTCCCCAAATTTGAACGACGCCGCCCGACCTGCGATGGTTACCCAATTTTAGTTCCTTCATTTGTTGATAGTTCTACTCGAAATCCCCATTTCATTTTCCTCCTCCAACAGCCCAAAGAACAACCAAAGGAGCAGAGGAAAAGTGAGGTGAGGaaaatggatgaggcaaactcgtACGAGGAGCAGCGCAGGAGGCAGATCGAGCAGAACAAGCGCAAGCTGGATGAGCTGCGGGTGCACAAGCTCTCCGCCGCCGTCCGCGAGGCCACCGCCAAGCCCATGCCG GCCAAGCTGCTGATGCCTCGGAATCCGAGGCTGGACGCCCCAACCCGGCGGTCTGGCCGCATCGCCAGCCTCCCAGAGCAGCCCGACTACCGCATTAGGAAGGCGAATGGTGATGTAAAGACCGAATCACCTGATCCAGTTCCAGTGTACGCTACCAACGAagagagagcctatgctgttgCCAAGGCCGAACAGCTCAAGGCCCAGCTGGGCTCGGACCACCCAGCCTTCATCAAGCCTATGTCCCACAGATCCGCCACCAAATCGGCAGTGCTG TCTATCCCAGTGCACTTCAATCAGTATCTCCCCGTGCATGATGAGGTGATGGCTCTAGTGGATGAGGTGAATAAGGAGTTTGACATGCTCTACCATGCCACGTAA